Proteins encoded by one window of Arachis ipaensis cultivar K30076 chromosome B04, Araip1.1, whole genome shotgun sequence:
- the LOC107637200 gene encoding uncharacterized protein LOC107637200, producing the protein MEKPDVFQPIPVILNGSNYAHWVEAMREFLKGRKLWRYVTGDIACPVKPNVTDKSKDGASKSKEDAKKDFFGCFETAKEVWDHLAKCYTISDLSHQYQLLKELHSLKQERGQAIFYFLAQMEIIWDQLTSCEPVLKYPADAKAYEDYQNRTRLIQFLMALTDDYELVRASLLHQNLLPSLEDALPRLKSEETRLGLLRSKSETVFAATDRKGKICRNCNRPGHSFSDCPSIECRKCKQKGHIGSNCPKLFCHYCKLSGHLIATYPTRPPRSD; encoded by the exons ATGGAAAAACCGGATGTCTTTCAGCCTATCCCTGTTATCCTTAATGGCTCCAACTATGCACATTGGGTTGAAGCTATGCGAGAATTTCTTAAAGGGCGAAAATTATGGCGATATGTGACTGGTGATATTGCCTGTCCTGTTAAGCCAAATGTGACTGACAAATCCAAAGATGGTGCCTCCAAATCCAAGGAGGATGCTAAGAAGGACTTT TTTGGGTGTTTTGAAACTGCTAAAGAGGTATGGGATCATTTGGCAAAATGTTACACTATTTCTGATCTCTCTCATCAGTACCAACTGCTTAAGGAACTTCATAGCCTTAAGCAAGAACGTGGCCaagcaattttttattttcttgctcagaTGGAGATTATTTGGGATCAGTTGACCTCTTGTGAGCCTGTTCTTAAATATCCCGCTGATGCTAAGGCATATGAGGATTATCAGAACCGGACACGTCTCATCCAATTTCTTATGGCACTTACTGATGACTATGAGCTGGTTAGGGCTTCTCTTCTTCATCAGAATCTCTTGCCGAGTCTTGAAGATGCTCTTCCTCGTCTTAAGTCTGAAGAAACACGCTTGGGATTGCTTCGTTCTAAAAGTGAAACCGTCTTTGCTGCCACCGACAGAAAGGGCAAAATCTGTCGAAACTGTAACCGGCCTGGGCATTCCTTCTCTGACTGTCCTTCTATTGAATGTCGTAAGTGCAAACAAAAAGGCCACATTGGCTCTAATTGCCCGAAACTGTTCTGCCATTATTGTAAGCTCTCGGGTCACTTGATTGCTACCTATCCTACTAGACCACCACGTTCAGAttag
- the LOC107638108 gene encoding cyclin-U4-1: MAELENPSVMPKVVAFLSSLLKRVAESNDHNQQQLLHQKISVFHGLTRPTISIQSYLERIFKYANCSPSCYIVAYVYLDRFTQRQPSLPINSFNVHRLLITSVMVAAKFMDDMYYNNAYYAKVGGITTIEMNFLEVDFLFGLGFHLNVTPGTFQAYCAHLQKEMLMMQPQLDFENSSSLSLGKSLKTHLCFNDDESSHQNQQQQQQQQLAV, from the exons ATGGCAGAGCTTGAGAATCCAAGTGTGATGCCAAAGGTGGTAGCTTTCCTCTCTTCTCTGCTCAAAAGGGTAGCTGAATCCAATGATCATAACCAGCAACAACTCTTGCATCAGAAGATCTCTGTCTTCCATGGATTAACAAGACCAACCATATCAATTCAGAGCTATCTTGAGAGGATTTTCAAGTATGCAAATTGTAGTCCTTCTTGCTACATTGTTGCATATGTTTATCTTGATCGATTCACTCAGAGACAACCCTCTTTGCCAATCAACTCCTTCAATGTTCATAGGTTACTAATTACCAGTGTTATGGTAGCTGCTAAATTCATGGATGACAT GTACTACAACAATGCTTACTATGCAAAAGTTGGAGGAATCACCACAATAGAGATGAACTTTCTTGAGGTTGACTTCTTATTTGGTTTAGGGTTCCATTTAAATGTGACACCTGGCACATTCCAAGCATATTGTGCCCATCTCCAAAAAGAAATGCTTATGATGCAACCTCAGCTGGATTTTGAAAATTCTTCTTCCCTAAGTTTAGGAAAATCTCTAAAAACCCATTTGTGCTTCAATGATGATGAATCTTCCCATCAAAAtcaacagcagcaacaacaacaacaattagctgtttga
- the LOC107635215 gene encoding uncharacterized protein LOC107635215, giving the protein MGDIRSPYDEASRLLDKMAGIVEQVRKLINEKDKGLSLVAQAQKLASQHWIKAIVPEGDSMEAADRQMTWKSLDHSTNNLDTDMEEETMHKFPYWKLHDAIDKHKPEVTVQRMSSYAISASIFLWIFLIYSQKLLAKYLATKARVSIFIAVDMLGLLSFMVLAWALGVKILVGGKLSRMNCAMFLLWAILKLFKSDNSIDAVYLPILGIFFIGWHAMSSLDTKYQHC; this is encoded by the exons atGGGAGACATACGG AGTCCTTATGATGAAGCTTCGCGTCTGCTAGATAAAATGGCTGGCATTGTTGAGCAAGTTCGAAAGCTTATCAATGAG AAGGATAAAGGTTTGTCCCTAGTCGCCCAAGCTCAAAAGTTGGCTTCTCAGCATTGGATCAAAGCT ATTGTTCCCGAGGGCGATTCGATGGAAGCTGCAGATCGCCAAATGACTTGGAAGAGTCTGGATCACTCCACTAATAATCTTGACACTGACATGGAAGAAGAAACTATGCATAAATTCCCTTATTGGAAGCTTCATGATGCCATAGATAAGCATAAGCCTGAAGTAACCGTGCAACGCATGTCATCTTATGCGATTTCTGCAAGCATATTTCTTTGGATTTTCTTGATATACAGCCAGAAGCTACTGGCAAAGTATTTGGCCACAAAAGCAAGAGTCTCCATTTTCATAGCTGTTGACATGCTTGGATTGTTGAGTTTCATGGTGCTTGCTTGGGCTCTGGGCGTAAAGATTCTTGTTGGTGGAAAACTCTCTCGCATGAACTGTGCTATGTTCCTCCTTTGGGCCATTCTTAAGCTTTTCAAATCAGATAACTCTATTGATGCGGTTTACCTTCCAATACTCGGAATATTCTTCATCGGGTGGCATGCAATGTCCTCACTGGACACCAAATACCAACACTGTTGA